From the genome of Gammaproteobacteria bacterium:
TCCGGTAATCGTCAACATCGTGCCGACGAAACCGACGGAGCGAACCGCCCCGGTGACGGAAACCGACACGGAGCGGAATACGACGGAAGAACTGGGTCTCGGTCGCAGCGAACGTCACCAGGCACTGATGAGCAACCCGGAGCTTTCTGCCGACCAGTCGGCCTTGCTGGAAGAGCTGGACAGCTTGCGTGCCGAAGAGGGTGACAGCCCTGCCCTGCTCAACGACATGGGCGTGGTTGCCTTGCGTGCCAGGGTGCCGGCTGTCGCCGTGGAGCACTTCCAGGACGCCATCGAACTGTATCCCGACTACTCCCGCGCCTGGTACAACCTCGGCATCGCACTGGGCCGCGTCGATCGCAACGAGGATGCCATCAACGCCTATCGCAAGGCTCTCGAACTGACACCGGGCTACCAGGAAGCCGCCATGAATCTCGGCGACCTGCTGTATGACGACGGACGCCTGGAGGAAGCACAACAGGCCTTTGCCCTGGCGGCAGATATCAGCAGTTCTTCGACACGCGCCCGCGCCCTCTTCCTGAGAGGCGAAGTGCTGGCAACGATGGGCCGGCATGAAGAGGCCGTCAGGGTGTTGCGACGCTCGACCGAATACAATCCGCGCGAGGCGGATACATGGCTGCTCCTTGGCGAAAGCCTGCTCGACGTGCCGGACGAGGCCGATGCGGCACTCGCGTCGCTCGACAACGCCGCGTCATTGCGACCCGATGATGTCGACATCCACCTCGAGATCGCGCATGCCCTGCACCAGCACGAAGATCTCGAGGCTGCGATTCGCTTCCTGCAACGGGCCTTGCAGATCGACCCGGCCAACGGCGATGCGCGCAGGCACCTTGCCAGCCTGTTCATGGAGAACGGTGACCTCGAAGCCGCGCAAGTCCAGTACGGCTGGCTTGCAGACAACACCGACGATGCCGTGAGCGCGGCGCGCTACCGTGCAGAACTCGCCTATTTGCGCAATGAACTCGACGTGGCCAGCGCGCAACTGCGGCGCGCACTCGAGCTCAGCGAGGGACAGGACCTCGACAGCTGGCTGCGACTGGGGCTCGTGCTGCGCAAGGCCGGGCGCAGCGAAGAAGCGTTCGAGGAATACGACGCGCTGCTCGATGCTCACCCGCACAATGAAGCGGCGCTGACGGGTGCAGCCGGTGCCGCACTCGAGCTCGGCAGGTACGAGCTTGCCGAAAGCCACCTGCAGCGTGCGCTGGCAATTCGCGAAACCGATCCGGACATCTGGTTCATGTACGGACGGCTCGAGGAATCACGCGACAACATCGATGCCGCAATAGAGGCGTACCGGCACAGCCTGGGCATCGATCCGGACTATCGCGGTGCTGCGCTGAACCTCGCCATCCTCGAACGACGTCGTGGCAATGCCGACGCGGCAATCGAAATATACGAAAACATCCTGGCAGACAACCCGCGCTACAGCCTCGCTCGTTACAACCTGGCCGTCGTGCTGTCGTCGCTTGACCGCAATGACGAGGCGGCGGGGCATTATGAGCAGGTCCTTGAACAGGATCCGGAAAACGAGAAGGCGCGCTTGAACCTGGCGGTCATTCGACGCGCCGAGGGCCGGCTGGAACAGGCCGAAACGCTGTTGCGCGACGGGCTGGCGATGGATCCATCCAATATCTCGGCACGTTTCAACCTCGCCCTGCTACTGGGCGCCATGGAACGCGAAGGAGAGCAGGAAAAAGAGCTGGAGCGGGTGCTGCGGCTGGATCCCGGGTTCGCGAAGGCATGGCGTTCGCTGGGACGGCTGCATGAAGCGCGCGGCGAGCTCGACGCTGCGGCCGAGGCTTTCCTGGAAGCATTGCAGCTCGAACCGGAAGACACCGCAGCACTGGTCTTCAACCTCGGCGTGCGCAGCGATGAGGAAGAGCAGTTCGAACTCGCGCGACGACTGTATCGTGCCTTGCTGGAAGTCGATCCCGCTTACAGCAAGGCAGCAATCAATCTCGCCGCCATCGAAAGCCGGCAAGGGAATCCACAGGATGCGCTGGACGTTCTCGATGACGTCCTGGAACGCGAGCCGGAAAACACCGCCGCCCTGTTCAACCGAGCGCTGGCCCTTGAAGCGCTCGACAAGCGCCCGCAAGCCGTGACGCAACTCGAAGCTCTCCTGGCACTGGACCCTGAACACGCGCTTGCCTGGCGCCAGCTCGGTCTCTGGCAGCTTGGACAGGACAACGACGCCGAAGCCAGGCAGGCGCTCGAGACCTATCTCGAACTTGTCCCGGACGACGTGGACATTCGCGCGAAACTGAATACGTTGAACGCTGGCAGCAACAGCGAATCGACCTGACCTGCACAAGCTTCCGCGCGGCATGCCCTGCCGGGGCGGGTTCCGCGCCGAGCAGCGCCCGGCCCGACCCCGGAGTTCGATTCACGCCTATTCTGACTTGTCCCGGTCTTCCGAGCTGGCATCTCGAACGACCTGGTTGCGACCCGCGTCCTTGGCGCGATAGAGCGCCGCATCCACTCGCGCCATCAAGGCCTCGCTGTTGCTGCCGGGATCGGCCGCCGCAACGCCGACGCTGACCGTTACCTTGAGCGACATCGCCTCAAGTGAAAAAACACTCGAAGCCACCTCCGCCCGCAAGCGCTCGGCAACAACACAAGCACCGGCGACATCCGTCTCGGGCAGGATGGCGCAGAACTCTTCGCCTCCGATCCGCGCTACGATGTCCTGTTCCCGGAAGCTGCTGCGGCAGAAATCGCCGATACCCTCCAGCACGAGATCGCCGGCTGCATGGCCGTAGTCATCGTTCACGCTTTTGAAATGGTCCAGGTCGAACATGACCAGTGAATACGGTCTGCTGTAGCGCTGCATGCGTGCATGTTCGCTGGCCAGCGCTTCATCGAAGCCGCGGCGATTGAGCAGCCCTGTCAGCTCGTCCGTCAGGACTTTTTCCTGCAAGGCGGCTTCACGGGCAACGGCCTGGCTGATATCCCGCTCGATCGCCGCAAAATGGGTCACCTTGCCACTGCTTCGGTCAAAAATCGGAATCATGCTGATTTCCAGCCAGTAGGAACGGCCCGCTTTGTCATAATTTCTGATGCGAGTTCTTACATCACGCCGGTTGCGGATGGCGTCGCGCAATTCCTTGCGTGCCGCCTGGTCACGGTCGTCCCCTTGCAGGAAGCGCGGATTGCGACCCATTACTTCGCTTGGACCGTATCCAGTGAGCGCACAGAACGCCGCATTGACATAGACAATCACGGGCTCGCCCTCAGCGGGCGCCGTGGTGATCACAACGACATCGTTGGCGGCTTCGACGATCTGCTCGAAATCGGGCAACGCCTGGCGTTCGCGGTCAGAAATCATGGTTTACCCCAGTTGAGCGTGGCATCAGGATAGCCCTTATCAGTACGTTTCAGTACCGCTTTACAGGAATTTCTTAATGCTTTTCTGAAATGAACGATTTCCTGACTTATAGTGAATAGAGGTTAAGTAAGCGCGTCCAGGACGTTCTTTCACCACACCAGGGAGCACGGATGATTCAGACCGCAGGACTCACCGCAGGGCTTGCTACGCGCATTGCGGCACCGGGCCTGCTGGTGTCGATGCTGATACTCGCCAGCCTGCCGCTGGCAAGCGCCAGCGCGAGCGAGTCCACTGACAACAACCCGCTGTTCCGCCTCAGCCAGGCGTCGTTTACCCGCATAACGGTCGAGCAAGGCCTGACCGAGAACACCATTGATGGCCTCACCCAGGACGACCAGGGATTCATCTGGATCGGCACCCAGGACGGGGTCAACCGTTACGATGCCCATGGCTTCCGCCATTTCCGCCAGGATGCCGACGATCCGGACAGCCTGGTCGCCAACAGTGTCAATGAACTGCTGTTTGCCGAGGGTCGCGTCTGGGTAGCCACGGACCGCGGCATCGACAGCATCGACACCCGTACCGAGGCGATCCAGCATCACCCCCTGCCCGACCTCGAGCCCGGGCGGCGGGTGGATACCCTGGCTTTGGACGGCCAGGGTGGCTTGCTGATCGCCAGTGCCGGAAGGATCTACCGTCTCGACCTGGACGGTTATGCCATTCGCGAACTCGCCCGCAGCGACGAGGTCATCGATGCCCTTGCTGTCAGTGGCAACGACATCCTAGTCGGCACGGAAAGCGGCCTCTACCGAGTCGAACCTTCCAGCAAGAGACTGCAGGCGCTGGTCAACCCGGCCCGCTCCCTCGACGTCAATGGCATCTGGGTCGACAGCCCCGAGGCCATCTGGCTGGCCACTTCGGGTGGCCTTTGGCAGGTCACATCGATCGGCGAGGTCCTGAATCGCTACACGCGCAATGCCAACGACAGCAATTCCCTGAGCCTCAACCAGGTCAATACCGTGCTGCGCGACTCGAATGGCGTGCTCTGGATCGGTACGCGCGACGGCCTGAACAAGCTCGACGAGCGAAGTGGCGAATTCCAGCGTTTCTACAACGAGCCGTCGGATCCAACCAGTCTCTCCAGCAACCTGATCTACGAGCTCTTCGAGGACCAGAGCGGCACGCTCTGGGTGGGCACCTTCTATGGCGTCAACATCAAGCGCCAGCGCGGGACCCAGTTCGGCCTGTTGAAGAACAACCCGAACAGCGGCCGCAGCATCCTGGACAACACCATTTTCTCCATCACCTCGGACAACACCGGGCGTTACTGGATCGGGTCTGCCGAAGGCATTTCCGTGGTCGACGCGGCCAGCGGCCGTATCGACATCATCGACGAGGTCACCAGCGACGATGGCCAGCCGCCCTATGTCATCACCCTGGAGCTCGGGCCCGAGGGCGATATCTGGGCAGGTACCGTCTTCAATGGCCTGCACCGCATCGATACCGATACCCTTGAGGTCGGCCCGTCCGGGCTCGTGATGGACACCGATTTCGGCCTGCCGGTGGTTACGGAGATTTTGCGCGACCGCAACGACAGGCTGTGGGCTGCGCATCATTACCTCTACACCAAGGATCCGGGCCAGCAGGACTGGCAGCGCTTTCCGCTGGAACTGACCGAGGAAGCCAGGCGCCGTGCGATTCACCTTGCCGAAGATCCCGCCGGTTTTCTCTGGGTCGCCAGCCTTGATGGCCTGGCAAGGATTTCCCTCGATGACAACTCGATTACGCGAATCGATGCCAGCGAACCGGTTGGACCCAACGGCCTGCAGCGGCGTGAAATGCTGGCCATTTCGGTCGACAGCAGCGGCCGGGCCTGGTTCGGGTCGGATGGCGGCGGCCTCGGGCTGGTAGAGAACGCCCGGACGCTGACCGCAGACACGGCGCGGGTGCGTTACATCGATCGATCCGACGGCCTGACCAACGACGTTGTCTACGGCATTCTCGAGGACGGCGCAGGCGATCTCTGGCTGTCGAGCAATCGCGGCCTGACTCGCTACAACCCGGAAACGGGCAGCGTGCAGCATTTCGGTCCGGCCCATGGCCTGCAGAGCCTCGAATTCAATGAATCGGCGGTGCATGCGTCACCGGACGGCCTGTTCCTGTTTGGTGGCCCGCTTGGCATCACCTTCTTCGACCCGGCCGTCATCAAGCGGGAATTTCCATCGCCTCAAGTCCGACTGGTCGAGATCGAGGTCGGTGGCGAGCCACGCCGCCTGGGTGATGACGGTGTCCTGCGCCTGAGCCACGAGGACAACATTGTCCGTATCGAGTTCGTTGCCCTGAACTATGCAGACCCGGCCAGCAGCCGTTACGAGTATCGCCTGGTCGGCTTCAGTGATGACTGGCTGCACCTGAACGAAAGCCATGAAGTCAGCTTTACCAACCTCGACCCGGGCGAGTACGAGTTCCAGGTCAGGAGCTCGTCGGTGGAAAGCGATGCCGAGAGCAAGGTCACTCGCCTGAGCATTGCGGTCGAACCGGCCTGGTGGCAGACCATCTGGGCCTATCTCGGTGGCCTCGCCCTGATGCTCGTCGGCCTCTACCTGCTGGTGAGACAACGCGTTGCCGCCCATCGCAACGAAGTGATTCGCGAGCGCAAAAATGCAGAGCGACTCGAACAGCTGGTGGATGAACGTACCCGCGAGCTGGCGGCAAAGAGCAAGGCACTCGAAACGGCCAGCATTACCGACATGCTGACCAAGATTCACAATCGCCGATACCTGTACAGCCGTATCGACCAGGACCTGGCACTGGTGCGGCGGCGCTACGCCGATGGCAAGGGCCTGCCCAACGAAAAGAGCGACATCGCGTTTTTCATGATTGATATCGACAACTTCAAGCAGATCAACGACACCTATGGCCATGTTGACGGCGACCTGGTGCTGATGGAAACCGCCAAGGCGCTCCAGAAGGTGTGCCGGGTGTCGGATACCGTGGTGCGCTGGGGTGGCGAGGAGTTCGTGGTCGTTGCCATGGAGACCAATCGCAAGATGATCCCGGTCATGGCGGAACGGATGCGCAAAGCCTGCGACAGCCTCGATATCCGCTCCGAGGATGGCCGCCCCATCGCGGTGACCTGCTCCATCGGGGCAACCCCCTACCCCTTCGATCCGCGGGATCGTTACGCCATCGACAGCGACGGCCTGCTGAGCCTGGCCGACTACTGCATGTTTGCCGCCAAGCGCTTTGGCAAGAACGGCTGGGTCTGTGTCGACCACGAACCATCAAAGGAAGCCATGGGTCTGCGGGTGAGGAGCTTCTCGGAGCTTGCCGAAGCGGTTCGGCAACGTGAAGTCCGGATCACGAGCTCGTTCGACGAATCCGAACAGAACTGGAGCGCGGAACGCGACAAGCAATATGACTGATGGCAACTGCAACATGCGGATGGTTCATCATGGGTAGGCCGCGAAAGGTCAGTGACCAGGCCATCACCGAGGCAGCACTGGAGGTGATCCTGCAGGACAGTGTTGCCGACCTGACTCTCGAGCGGGTCGCTACCGTGGTCGGGGTCACCGCACCGGCGCTGGTGCAGCGCTTCGGCTCGCGGCGACGCCTGCTGGTCAGCGTGCTGGAACAGCTCGCCGATGGCATTCGCCTGGAACCCGCGGAGCGCGGGCAGCGACAACTCGATACCCTGGAGCGCAACTTGCTTGCACTGGCAGAACCCATGGCCAATCCGCGCGCAGCGGGCAATTTCCTCGCTTTCATCACCCATACGCTGGCCGTCGGCGAATCCCGTGACCATGTCAGCAAACTGATGCAGCGGCTGCGGTACTCCATGACCCGTGCCCTGCAGGAGGCCATCGATGATGGCGAACTGCGGCCGGCGACCCGCTGCGCCGAGCTTGCCAGTCTCACCCAGGGCGTGTTCTGGGCAAGCCTGCTCGAATGGGGCAGCAGCCAGACACTCGATCGCACCCTGGCCCAAAACCTTGCACAAAACCTTCACAGCCTTTGGGCCCCGTATCGCGCCGCGGAATAAAGCGTTAAGTAGCATCAAGAAACCTTTCTAAATCGCTGTTTTAAAAGGTAAAAGAAAGCGCTTATAAACTTTTTCCTTGCAATTAGTTCATTTTCGAACGGTTTCATGTATAGTTCTTGTACACCTGTTGTACGACCTGCAATCGAGCAGGTTACGGAGCTAGCCATGGAAATGTCATACAACCCGAATCTTGTCCTGCTGTCCTATTTCATCGCCTCGCTCGCGGGCTACGTGACCCTGGAACTCGCTGGCCGGGTCCGGGCCAACCGCGAAGTCAGCCGCCTGCGCTGGGTGATGTTCGGTGCCTTCTGCATGGGCTCCGGCATCTGGTCCATGCACTTCATCGGCATGGAAGCAATGAATGCGCCCTTCGAACTGTCCTATGACGTCGCATTGACCTTCGTATCCTGGATCGCCGCAATCGCTGCGTCGAGCATTGCCCTGTGGGTGGTCAGCAACAAGCGGGTCGACGCAAAGCTGCTGTCGGTTGCCGCTATCGCGATGGGATCTGCCATTGCCGTAATGCATTACCTCGGCATGGCCGCACTCCAGATGTCGACGCCAATCAGTTACGAAACCGGCTGGTTCGTGGCTTCCCTGCTGATTGCCGTCGGCGCATCCGGCGCAGCCATGCTGATCGCGGTCTCGCTGAAGCCGGTGAAAAGCATCGTCGACATCGGAATTCGTGTCGGTGCTGCCATGGTCATGGGCCTGGCCATCGCCGGCATGCACTACTCCGGGATGGCGGCAGCGGACATCGCCATGGGATCCGTGCCGGCCGACAGCAACATGATCCGGGGTGACAGTATCGTCCTGTTGACCGCTTTCGGCGGCCTGAGCATCCTCGGCCTCGCCTTGTTTGTCTCGATCACCAATACTCGCGAACTGATCCGCCAGGTGCGTGCAGCACGCGAGGAAGAGCTGCGCGTCCGCAATCTCGCGTTCATCGACCGGGAAACCGGCCTGGCGAATCGCGCGGCCTTCACCCAGGACGTGTCCAAGGCCATCCGCAAGCGTGGCAGTCGCGCAGCCATCCTGACCCTGCGCTTTGATGGCAAGGAGAAGCTGTCAGCGAAGGAGTTGCGGGAAGTCAGTCGCATCCTGCAGGCCGGCCTGGCTGAACACGCCATCGGCCGACCCTCGCCGGATTACTTCGCCGTACTCAAGGTCGGCGGCAATGCGCGCGACCTGGTCGAGGAGTTTGCTCCGCTGGGCGCTCGCCTGACGCGACTGTTTGCCCGCCAGCGGGTCAGCTTCAGCATCGGTGCCGCCCAGTACCCCGAAGACGGCGAAACGGCCCAGATGCTGATCTTCCGTGCCAACGGCCGTACCGGTCTTGGCGAAGTCGCCAGCAGCAAGGGCGCAGCCCCGTCTGCGGGCGTTGGCGCGACAACGACGACCACGCAGACCGCTTGAGTCCTCGTCGCCCGATGTTCCAGAAGCGCCGCACTGCGGCGCTTTTTTTTGCGCCTCGAAAGCGGCCCGCCCTGTCCGGCTGGAACGATGCTGCTAGAATCGTCGCGCACCCGAACACGAGCAATCGACATGAGCGCGGCAATCGGCACCGAGGTACGGACCAACCTGGCTTTGCAGGCATTCTTCGGCGGCATGTTGCTGTATGTCGCCGCCGCCGTCTTTCCACTGGCAGATTCCGATGCATCCTACATGGCGCGGGAGCTGCTGCTGATGCTGCTGACCTTTGTCGCAGTGGGCTTTTCGATGGTGCTTGCCCGCCGCCACCTGCAAGACGTTCCCGACTACCCTGCTCGCGCTGTTTCGCTGGTATTCGTCACTGCCGGCAGCGCATTGCTGTTCGGCCTGTCGCTCTGGTTGCACTTTGCCCTGATCGATCCGGATTACCTGCAGCTGAACCTGGCCGCCTATGCCGAGCACCTGCAGGCATCCGTCGACGGCAGGGACATGCCTCGAGAAATGTCGCCGGAGCGCGTCGACTTCCTGCTGGATCCGATGAAACAGGCTGCGCTGAACGCCGGCACCGCCCTGGGGATGGGCGTCTTGCTGGCGCCGCTGCTGGCGTTCAGGCCGCGCGCTGCTCGTTGAACGCTGCCTGGGCGGCGCGCCGCTCAGTCGTCCTTGTCACGCATGGCATCGCGAACGGATTTCTTGACGCTGGCACGATCCGATTCCAGCAGTGTCCGCAGTTCGTCGGCGGCCTCTTTTGCCGACTGGATGACCTTCTGCTGGTCGTGATGCACGGCTTGCTGGCGTTGCAGGATCTCATCGTCATGCTGGCGAAAGGTCGCCACCATGCGACGCGCCTCGTCTGCCGGTCGCCCCAGCTGAACCAGCAGCTCTTCCGCCATCGCCAGGGCGGACAGCTGCGTTTCGCGTACCAGCCAGTGCACCCCGAGGTCCATCAGCAGGTGGGCATGCTTGCGATTGCGGGCGCGTGCCAGGATTCGCACGTGCGGGTATTCGTGCCGAACTGCCCTGGCTATGCGCAAGGAAGCTTCCATCTCGTCCACCGCCAGGATGAAGACCGCCGCCTTGTCGACATGGGCCGCGTCGAGCAAATCCAGCCGGCCGGCATCGCCGTAATGCACCGGATTGCCGAAACGCCGAACCACATCCACCTGGTCAGGGGATATATCGAGTGCCGTGAACGGCACATCGAGCGTGCGCAGCAGGCGGCCGCTCATCTGGCCGAAACGGCCGAATCCGGCGATGACCACGGGCACCTCGCCCTGGTCCGGCGTGTCGTAGACCGGCTGGCTGGAAACCTCCATGCGCGGTTCCACCCAGCTCGAATAGAGGCCATATAGCAGCGGCGTGCTCATCATGGAAACGGTCACGACGAGAATCAGTCGATCGGCCAGCTCCACGGGAATCAGCGAATGGCCGATCGCGGTCGACAGGATCACAAAGGCAAATTCACCGCCCTGCGACAGCACCAGCGCCAGCCGGACAGCACTTTTGTTTGCCAGGCCACTGACCTTGCCGATGGCAAACAGGATGGCGGCCTTGGTCGCAATGAGTCCCAGCGCCAGCAACAGGATCAGCAACGGCTCGGCCAACAGCAGGTCGAGGTTGGCTGTCATGCCAACCGACATGAAGAACAGGCCCAGCAGCAGCCCCTTGAACGGCTCGATGTCGGCTTCCAGCTGGTGCCTGAACTCCGAATCCGCCAGCAGCACGCCCGCGATGAAAGCACCCAGCGCCATCGACAGCCCGAGCTTGTGCATCAACAGGGAAATGCCGAGCACCAGCAGCAAGGCAGCGGCCGTCGAAATCTCGCGCACACCGGCATTGTGGATCAGCCGCAGGAAATGCCTGAGCAGGTACCGCCCACCGACTACGACCAGCAGCAGGATGGCCGTCACTCGCGCAGCTTCGACCAGCATGTCGACATAGCTGGTGTCGCTCTTGCCCGCCAGCAGCGGTATCAGCACGAGCATCGGGATGACGGCAATGTCCTGGAACAGCAGGATCGAAAAAGCGGCGCGGCCATGCTCGTGTGGCAACTCCTTGCGCTCGGCCAGTAACTGGAGCACAAACGCCGTCGAAGACAGTGCCAGCGCACCACCGACAATGATCGTTGCCGTCCACGGGCCGATGAAAAGCCCGGCCAGCAAGGCAATGAGCAAGCTGGTCACGGCGACCTGGCTCAGCCCCTGCCCGAGCAAGGACTTGCGAAGCACCCACAGACGGGACGGCTGCAGTTCTAGGCCGATGATGAACAGCAACAGCACCACGCCAAACTCGGCGAAATGCAGTATCGCCTCCCCGTCGACAAAGAATGCGGTCACATGCGGACCCAGGATGATGCCGGCGGCCAGGTAACCGATGACGGCCCCGAGACCGATGGCTCGGCTCAAGGGAACGGCAATGACAGCTGCCAGCAGCAGCAAGGCGGTGGATTCGAGAAAGGTGCTCATGGCCGCTAGCATAGGCCATTCCCGCAGCCCGACAAGCCCGCCCCTGCCGCAAGCAACCGGCGAGGCCCGCAGCCTTCCCTAAGACCTTGAAAAGCAAGGAATCGACCTCCGCCAGCTTCCGAAAATGCTGACAAGCTTCAAGCGCCGGCTTGCCTATGCTTATCTCAGAGGCGGGCAATCCCAGGGAGCCTTGGGAAGCCTCGGGGGACAGGCAGATGATTGAAGATGACAAGCGTCAACGCACCGATGGTGACCTCGTCCTCGACAGGGACGATGACGGCAACATCTATTCCAGCATTCCGCATCGCGTGTCGCACTACAATGTCGACCAGCTGGACTGGGGGCACATCGGTCCCGGCCCTGCCGAACTCGCGTTGAACATCCTGGATCACTTCCTGCCACCAGGCTGCGACGGTGAAAAACCCGTTTCTCTCGAAAAGGGCGAAATCTCTGCCGTGACGTGGCGCCTGCACCGGGCCTTCATGGCAGATCACCTGGTCCGCCTGCCCTACGAGGGCGGCTGCCTCCACGAAGGGCGAATCCGCCGCTGGATCCTCGAGTACTTCTCGGAACCCAAACGGGTACCTGAGGAAGAAGGTACCGACACCTGGTGGCACCGACTGGTGGGCCGCTCGCGCTGAAGCCTTCGCTCAGAAGTTTCCGCTGCTGAAATCCCGCATTGCCTGCTCGAGTTCCTCGCGCGTGTTCATCACGAACGGCCCGTACTGCGCCACGGGCTCGTTGAACGGTGCAGCAGCCAGCAACAGCAACTGGCACGGCTCCGTGCCCGCTGACAACTCGATTCGCTCGCCACTGCGTGCAAACAGGCCCGCCTGCTTTTCCTCCAGCCGCTCGAAACCGCCCGCCGGGGCCTGCACCTTGCCTTCGAACAGATAGACAAACGCATGGTGGTCGGCGGGCAGCTCCATGGCGAAGCGGGCGCCAGGGTCGAGGGCGACATGCAGGTAGACAGGTTGGCTGCTGATTCCCCTGACCGGTCCCTCCACCGACTGCCATTTGCCGGCGATGACGCGCACGGTCACGCCCTGGTCGGACACCGCCGGAATCTGGCTGGCGTCGAATTCCTGGTAAGCCGGCTCCTTCATCTTCTCGGCTGCCGGCAGGTTGATCCACAGCTGGAAACCGTGCATCAGGCCGGCTTCCTGCTCGGGCATTTC
Proteins encoded in this window:
- a CDS encoding tetratricopeptide repeat protein, yielding MRIPLRENGIWLGALALLLVISLMIAESVAIHVATRPVIVNIVPTKPTERTAPVTETDTERNTTEELGLGRSERHQALMSNPELSADQSALLEELDSLRAEEGDSPALLNDMGVVALRARVPAVAVEHFQDAIELYPDYSRAWYNLGIALGRVDRNEDAINAYRKALELTPGYQEAAMNLGDLLYDDGRLEEAQQAFALAADISSSSTRARALFLRGEVLATMGRHEEAVRVLRRSTEYNPREADTWLLLGESLLDVPDEADAALASLDNAASLRPDDVDIHLEIAHALHQHEDLEAAIRFLQRALQIDPANGDARRHLASLFMENGDLEAAQVQYGWLADNTDDAVSAARYRAELAYLRNELDVASAQLRRALELSEGQDLDSWLRLGLVLRKAGRSEEAFEEYDALLDAHPHNEAALTGAAGAALELGRYELAESHLQRALAIRETDPDIWFMYGRLEESRDNIDAAIEAYRHSLGIDPDYRGAALNLAILERRRGNADAAIEIYENILADNPRYSLARYNLAVVLSSLDRNDEAAGHYEQVLEQDPENEKARLNLAVIRRAEGRLEQAETLLRDGLAMDPSNISARFNLALLLGAMEREGEQEKELERVLRLDPGFAKAWRSLGRLHEARGELDAAAEAFLEALQLEPEDTAALVFNLGVRSDEEEQFELARRLYRALLEVDPAYSKAAINLAAIESRQGNPQDALDVLDDVLEREPENTAALFNRALALEALDKRPQAVTQLEALLALDPEHALAWRQLGLWQLGQDNDAEARQALETYLELVPDDVDIRAKLNTLNAGSNSEST
- a CDS encoding diguanylate cyclase, with amino-acid sequence MISDRERQALPDFEQIVEAANDVVVITTAPAEGEPVIVYVNAAFCALTGYGPSEVMGRNPRFLQGDDRDQAARKELRDAIRNRRDVRTRIRNYDKAGRSYWLEISMIPIFDRSSGKVTHFAAIERDISQAVAREAALQEKVLTDELTGLLNRRGFDEALASEHARMQRYSRPYSLVMFDLDHFKSVNDDYGHAAGDLVLEGIGDFCRSSFREQDIVARIGGEEFCAILPETDVAGACVVAERLRAEVASSVFSLEAMSLKVTVSVGVAAADPGSNSEALMARVDAALYRAKDAGRNQVVRDASSEDRDKSE
- a CDS encoding diguanylate cyclase; the protein is MIQTAGLTAGLATRIAAPGLLVSMLILASLPLASASASESTDNNPLFRLSQASFTRITVEQGLTENTIDGLTQDDQGFIWIGTQDGVNRYDAHGFRHFRQDADDPDSLVANSVNELLFAEGRVWVATDRGIDSIDTRTEAIQHHPLPDLEPGRRVDTLALDGQGGLLIASAGRIYRLDLDGYAIRELARSDEVIDALAVSGNDILVGTESGLYRVEPSSKRLQALVNPARSLDVNGIWVDSPEAIWLATSGGLWQVTSIGEVLNRYTRNANDSNSLSLNQVNTVLRDSNGVLWIGTRDGLNKLDERSGEFQRFYNEPSDPTSLSSNLIYELFEDQSGTLWVGTFYGVNIKRQRGTQFGLLKNNPNSGRSILDNTIFSITSDNTGRYWIGSAEGISVVDAASGRIDIIDEVTSDDGQPPYVITLELGPEGDIWAGTVFNGLHRIDTDTLEVGPSGLVMDTDFGLPVVTEILRDRNDRLWAAHHYLYTKDPGQQDWQRFPLELTEEARRRAIHLAEDPAGFLWVASLDGLARISLDDNSITRIDASEPVGPNGLQRREMLAISVDSSGRAWFGSDGGGLGLVENARTLTADTARVRYIDRSDGLTNDVVYGILEDGAGDLWLSSNRGLTRYNPETGSVQHFGPAHGLQSLEFNESAVHASPDGLFLFGGPLGITFFDPAVIKREFPSPQVRLVEIEVGGEPRRLGDDGVLRLSHEDNIVRIEFVALNYADPASSRYEYRLVGFSDDWLHLNESHEVSFTNLDPGEYEFQVRSSSVESDAESKVTRLSIAVEPAWWQTIWAYLGGLALMLVGLYLLVRQRVAAHRNEVIRERKNAERLEQLVDERTRELAAKSKALETASITDMLTKIHNRRYLYSRIDQDLALVRRRYADGKGLPNEKSDIAFFMIDIDNFKQINDTYGHVDGDLVLMETAKALQKVCRVSDTVVRWGGEEFVVVAMETNRKMIPVMAERMRKACDSLDIRSEDGRPIAVTCSIGATPYPFDPRDRYAIDSDGLLSLADYCMFAAKRFGKNGWVCVDHEPSKEAMGLRVRSFSELAEAVRQREVRITSSFDESEQNWSAERDKQYD
- a CDS encoding TetR/AcrR family transcriptional regulator gives rise to the protein MGRPRKVSDQAITEAALEVILQDSVADLTLERVATVVGVTAPALVQRFGSRRRLLVSVLEQLADGIRLEPAERGQRQLDTLERNLLALAEPMANPRAAGNFLAFITHTLAVGESRDHVSKLMQRLRYSMTRALQEAIDDGELRPATRCAELASLTQGVFWASLLEWGSSQTLDRTLAQNLAQNLHSLWAPYRAAE
- a CDS encoding MHYT domain-containing protein, with the protein product MEMSYNPNLVLLSYFIASLAGYVTLELAGRVRANREVSRLRWVMFGAFCMGSGIWSMHFIGMEAMNAPFELSYDVALTFVSWIAAIAASSIALWVVSNKRVDAKLLSVAAIAMGSAIAVMHYLGMAALQMSTPISYETGWFVASLLIAVGASGAAMLIAVSLKPVKSIVDIGIRVGAAMVMGLAIAGMHYSGMAAADIAMGSVPADSNMIRGDSIVLLTAFGGLSILGLALFVSITNTRELIRQVRAAREEELRVRNLAFIDRETGLANRAAFTQDVSKAIRKRGSRAAILTLRFDGKEKLSAKELREVSRILQAGLAEHAIGRPSPDYFAVLKVGGNARDLVEEFAPLGARLTRLFARQRVSFSIGAAQYPEDGETAQMLIFRANGRTGLGEVASSKGAAPSAGVGATTTTTQTA